A single region of the Caballeronia insecticola genome encodes:
- a CDS encoding cupin domain-containing protein, which yields MEKLNSSGLFPLNSRLIQCRQDAHEGSTTHQTSSRSTAMQSDLLHTKAPDSLISIPSIGVDIDVRIAPATTHARATLIETTDAPGFGPPQHRHQRETEVFHILQGRYLFEVDGQRIVANVGDTVVARVGSTHRFTSIDTKPSRMLVLITPGLDATAFFSELREVMAKGKPDPEALQSLGDKWDIEFLGPPLTCPAELKDSAR from the coding sequence ATGGAAAAGCTTAATTCAAGCGGGCTTTTCCCCCTTAATTCGCGGCTAATTCAATGTCGCCAAGATGCGCATGAAGGATCAACGACACACCAAACGTCATCGAGGAGTACAGCCATGCAAAGCGATTTGCTTCATACAAAAGCACCCGATAGCTTGATTTCCATTCCCTCAATCGGCGTCGATATTGACGTGCGTATTGCGCCCGCGACGACGCACGCACGCGCGACGCTCATCGAAACCACCGACGCACCCGGCTTCGGCCCGCCGCAGCACAGGCATCAGCGGGAAACGGAAGTCTTCCATATTCTCCAAGGCCGCTATCTGTTCGAAGTCGATGGCCAACGCATCGTCGCGAACGTGGGCGATACGGTTGTGGCCCGCGTCGGCAGCACACATCGCTTTACCAGCATCGATACCAAACCGTCGCGCATGCTCGTTTTGATCACGCCGGGACTCGACGCCACCGCATTCTTTAGCGAATTGCGCGAAGTCATGGCGAAAGGCAAGCCGGACCCCGAAGCGCTGCAGTCGCTCGGCGACAAATGGGACATCGAGTTTCTTGGCCCGCCGCTCACCTGCCCC